Proteins from one Amycolatopsis benzoatilytica AK 16/65 genomic window:
- a CDS encoding HalD/BesD family halogenase — MIAFCRASLAFEGACQLPGFLRPDAVRQLVAEALAKRDAAFRTDAKHNVYFENVPEAADSADPRSQLLHSSKSAIAWDLVDAESPLRIAYEWDALTEFMGRVLGESDLYRYADPLGAASLMIFDEGDELGWHFDRSPFAVTLMLQPSADGGAYEYHYRLRTGEDENADGVVAALRGEHPGRITLPNEPGTLSLFRGQHSLHRVTPVLGDHPRINAVLAYSPKPGDKLNTLTQELFYGRSA, encoded by the coding sequence ATGATCGCCTTCTGCCGAGCGTCCCTGGCATTCGAGGGCGCCTGCCAGCTTCCGGGGTTCCTCCGGCCGGACGCGGTGCGGCAGCTGGTGGCCGAGGCGCTGGCCAAACGGGACGCGGCCTTCCGCACTGACGCGAAACACAATGTCTATTTCGAGAATGTCCCGGAGGCCGCGGACTCCGCCGACCCGCGCTCGCAGCTCTTGCATTCCTCCAAGTCCGCGATCGCCTGGGACCTCGTCGATGCCGAGTCGCCGCTGCGTATCGCCTACGAATGGGATGCGCTCACCGAATTCATGGGGCGCGTGCTCGGCGAGTCCGACCTCTACCGGTACGCGGATCCGCTGGGGGCCGCCTCGCTGATGATCTTCGATGAAGGCGACGAGCTCGGCTGGCACTTCGACCGTTCCCCGTTCGCGGTGACGCTCATGCTCCAGCCGTCCGCCGACGGCGGTGCGTACGAATACCACTATCGCCTGCGCACCGGCGAGGACGAGAACGCGGACGGGGTCGTCGCCGCGCTGCGCGGCGAGCATCCCGGCCGGATCACGCTTCCGAATGAGCCCGGTACGCTCAGCTTGTTCCGCGGCCAGCACTCGTTGCACCGGGTCACGCCTGTGCTTGGCGACCACCCGAGGATCAACGCGGTCCTCGCGTACTCGCCGAAGCCCGGCGACAAGCTCAACACCCTGACCCAGGAGCTTTTCTACGGCCGCAGCGCCTGA
- a CDS encoding LysR family transcriptional regulator, with protein MSPLWARLDIRHFVSLSAVVRTGSFTAAAESLGYTQSAVSQQIDRLEKLINGRVVNRSVGGRPVSLTPAGRVLMEHAATLTSTLQELADEVLALSQGQPRVLRVGCFESVGANLLPAALAGFVRAFPDIRVELTELPDDGDLLERLERDELDLTFVVFPLPEGPFEARALLEDPYVLVAAEGSALAQADGPIVLDDYPDIRLMTYAELRPVHSMVSRVGRPSYAERVVFRSNHTATLLSLAAEGHGVAFVPRLAVEQFRPGIRIIELARVSPRIIGIAWRHHQVLSEPAAAFVQAAEANADRMSARTS; from the coding sequence GTGTCGCCGCTCTGGGCGCGTTTGGACATCCGCCACTTCGTCTCGTTGTCCGCGGTCGTGCGGACGGGATCGTTCACCGCGGCGGCCGAGTCGCTCGGCTACACCCAATCTGCGGTCAGTCAGCAGATCGACCGCCTGGAGAAGCTGATCAACGGCCGGGTCGTGAACCGCTCGGTCGGCGGCCGGCCGGTCTCGCTGACCCCCGCGGGACGCGTGCTGATGGAACACGCGGCGACCCTCACCAGCACGTTGCAGGAGCTTGCCGACGAGGTCCTCGCCCTTTCGCAGGGCCAGCCCCGGGTGCTGCGCGTCGGATGTTTCGAGAGCGTCGGCGCCAACCTGCTGCCGGCCGCCCTCGCCGGTTTCGTGCGGGCTTTTCCGGACATCCGAGTGGAGCTGACCGAGCTGCCCGACGACGGCGACCTGCTCGAACGGCTGGAGCGGGACGAGCTCGATCTGACTTTTGTCGTGTTTCCGTTGCCCGAAGGCCCGTTCGAAGCGCGGGCGCTGCTGGAGGATCCGTACGTGCTCGTCGCAGCCGAGGGCTCGGCCCTCGCGCAAGCCGACGGGCCGATCGTGCTGGACGACTACCCAGACATCCGGCTGATGACCTACGCCGAGCTCCGGCCGGTGCACTCGATGGTGTCGCGAGTGGGCCGCCCCAGTTATGCCGAACGAGTCGTGTTCCGGAGCAACCACACTGCGACGTTGCTCAGCCTCGCCGCGGAAGGCCATGGCGTCGCCTTCGTTCCCCGGCTCGCGGTCGAGCAGTTTCGCCCGGGAATACGGATCATCGAACTGGCCAGGGTCAGCCCGCGGATCATCGGCATCGCCTGGCGGCACCATCAGGTGCTCAGTGAACCAGCGGCCGCGTTCGTCCAAGCGGCGGAGGCGAACGCCGACCGGATGTCGGCGCGAACGTCGTGA